A section of the Babylonia areolata isolate BAREFJ2019XMU chromosome 1, ASM4173473v1, whole genome shotgun sequence genome encodes:
- the LOC143279987 gene encoding protein tweety homolog 2-like, with product MTLDILLAFIKCDDSSEPFQGEILDAQTSVTQAITALNATVNMSLPFNISDRISGPVTMVRNDLKFFFGNLSSLSTQIGSCDTIHNEYVTAVQSVCYTVMEGVGYLVLFTAVVGMSSALLVVCAARAWPHLKRRRGRGRCRGQDYTRVDDSDPFLPDPPPYERNYGSMRHSTVNNESPLNAEVIMVNNEDGPMMNLGPDSDSPPPAYQPAHYMQQYYSLAPTPNSVTQSTHTA from the exons ATGACATTAG ACATACTGCTGGCCTTTATCAAATGTGATGACAGCTCAGAACCATTCCAGGGG GAAATTCTTGATGCCCAGACATCAGTGACTCAGGCCATCACGGCACTGAACGCCACTGTGAACATGTCTCTGCCCTTCAACATCTCTGACAGG ATATCAGGTCCCGTAACCATGGTGCGAAACGACCTGAAGTTTTTTTTTGGCAACCTGTCATCTCTGTCAACACAGATTGGCAGCTGTGATACCATTCACAATGAATATGTCACTGCTGTCCAGAGTGTTTGCTACACTGTGAT GGAAGGCGTGGGGTACCTGGTGCTGTTCACAGCAGTGGTGGGCATGTCCAGTGCTCTCCTGGTCGTATGTGCTGCTCGGGCCTGGCCTCACTTGAAGCGGAGAAG aggaagaggaaggtgcCGAGGTCAGGACTACACAAGAGTTGATGACTCGGATCCATTTCTTCCCGACCCTCCTCCCTATGAAAGAAACTACGGGTCAATGAGGCACTCCACTGTGAACAATGAAAGCCCTCTGAATGCTGAAGTGAT AATGGTCAACAATGAAGATGGACCTATGATGAACCTAGGACCAGATAGTGATTCACCACCACCTGCC TACCAGCCAGCGCACTACATGCAGCAGTACTACAGCTTGGCCCCCACACCCAACAGCGTCACTCAGTCCACCCACACCGCTTGA